One Spinacia oleracea cultivar Varoflay chromosome 4, BTI_SOV_V1, whole genome shotgun sequence DNA segment encodes these proteins:
- the LOC110795700 gene encoding cyclin-P3-1: MANFNTKLRNSELYSTLGLLDKLPLEEEESEKPPQVVLLIAYVLEKNIQKNDKLLKKSKTKDGVTIFHGSKAPTLNIRQYIERVFKYSKCSPSCFVVAYIYMDKFIRATTCYLTSLNAHRLFIASVMVATKFIEDVTYNNSYYAKVGGVSIAEMNKLELKLLRSLNYRLHVTVETFDQYCQQLEKTAGSWNERSFHKERAT; encoded by the exons ATGGCAAATTTCAACACCAAACTTAGAAATTCAGAGCTTTATTCTACTCTAGGATTATTAGATAAGTTACcacttgaagaagaagaatcagaaAAACCTCCTCAAGTTGTGTTACTAATAGCATATGTTCTTGAAAAGAACATTCAAAAGAATGACAAGTTGTTGAAGAAGTCGAAAACAAAAGACGGGGTGACTATATTTCACGGCTCCAAAGCGCCTACGTTGAACATCCGGCAATATATTGAACGAGTATTCAAGTACTCGAAATGCAGCCcgtcttgctttgttgttgcGTACATTTACATGGATAAGTTTATTCGAGCTACAACTTGTTATCTTACTTCCCTCAACGCTCACCGCCTTTTCATTGCTTCTGTTATGGTTGCTACCAAATTTATTGAAGACGT GACATACAACAATTCATATTATGCCAAAGTTGGAGGAGTTAGCATAGCAGAAATGAACAAGCTAGAGTTGAAGCTTTTACGCAGCCTCAACTACAGGCTGCACGTCACAGTAGAGACGTTTGATCAGTATTGTCAACAGTTGGAGAAGACAGCAGGATCTTGGAATGAGAGAAGTTTCCATAAAGAACGGGCAACGTAA